The following coding sequences are from one Anguilla rostrata isolate EN2019 chromosome 16, ASM1855537v3, whole genome shotgun sequence window:
- the slc25a44a gene encoding solute carrier family 25 member 44a produces the protein MQQKRNIQIIEWEDLDKRKFYSFGVFMTMTIRAAVYPATLIRTRLQVQKGKSLYSGTFDAFFKILRAEGVRGLYRGFMVNTFTLISGQGYITTYELVRKYVSRYSSDNTLKSLVAGGSASLVAQSITVPIDVVSQQLMMQGQGEHLTRFKVKPKMVMAAGKYKVTFGQTRDIIVQIFAVDGFRGFYRGYVASLLTYIPNSAVWWPFYHFYAEQLSKMAPSECPHLILQAMAGPLAAATASTVTNPMDVVRARVQVEGRTSVIETFKTLLAEEGFWGMTKGLSARIISSTPTAIVMVVGYETLKKLSLRPELVDSRHW, from the exons ATGCAGCAGAAACGTAACATTCAGATCATCGAGTGGGAGGACCTGGACAAGAGGAAGTTCTACTCCTTTGGCGTGTTCATGACCATGACGATCCGGGCGGCGGTGTACCCGGCCACGCTGATCCGCACGCGGCTGCAGGTGCAGAAGGGCAAGTCGCTGTACAGCGGCACCTTCGACGCCTTCTTCAAGATCCTGCGGGCCGAGGGCGTGCGCGGCCTGTACCGCGGCTTCATGGTCAACACCTTCACGCTCATCTCCGGCCAGGGCTACATCACCACCTACGAGCTGGTGCGCAAGTACGTCTCGCGCTACTCCTCCGACAACACGCTCAAGTCGCTGGTGGCGGGCGGCTCGGCCTCGCTGGTGGCGCAGAGCATCACGGTGCCCATCGACGTGGTGTCCCAGCAGCTGATGATGCAGGGCCAGGGCGAGCACCTGACCCGCTTCAAAGTCAAGCCCAAGATGGTGATGGCGGCCGGGAAGTACAAGGTGACGTTTGGACAGACGCGGGACATAATCGTGCAGATCTTCGCGGTAGACGGCTTCCGCGGGTTCTATAGGGGATACGTGGCTTCCCTCTTGACGTACATCCCGAACAGTGCCGTCTGGTGGCCTTTTTATCACTTCTACGCAG AGCAGCTCTCCAAGATGGCGCCCAGTGAGTGTCCTCACCTGATCCTGCAGGCCATGGCGGGGCCACTGGCTGCGGCCACCGCGTCCACCGTCACCAACCCCATGGACGTGGTGAGGGCCCGAGTGCAG GTGGAAGGCCGGACGTCGGTCATTGAGACTTTTAAGACGCTGCTGGCTGAGGAGGGTTTCTGGGGAATGACCAAGGGGCTCTCTGCTCGCATCATCTCCTCCACGCCCACGGCTATCGTCATGGTGGTGGGGTACGAGACGCTGAAGAAGCTGAGCCTGAGGCCGGAGCTGGTGGACTCCAGGCACTGGTAG
- the skic8 gene encoding superkiller complex protein 8: MSTQYSILFKQEHAHDDAIWTTAWGQNEKDRTETIITGSLDDTVKVWKWSEEKLELQWTLENHQLGVVSVDISHNGALAASSSLDANIRLWDLESGKQIKSMDAGPVDAWTVAFSPDSRYIATGSHLGKVNIFGVESGKKEHSLDTRGKFILSIAYSPDGKYLASGAIDGIINIFDIATGKLLHTLEGHAMPIRSLTFSPDSQLLVTASDDGYIKIYDVQHANLAGTLSGHGSWVLNVAFSPDHTHFVSSSSDKSVKVWDASSRTCVNTFFDHQDQVWSVKYNVDGSKIVSAGDDRAIHIYDCPM, translated from the exons ATGAGCACGCAG tatAGCATACTGTTCAAGCAAGAACATG CTCACGATGACGCCATCTGGACCACAGCCTGGGGTCAGAATGAAAAGGACCGCACGGAGACTATCATCACTGGGTCGCTGGATGATACTGTCAAAGTTtggaaatg GTCAGAGGAGAAGCTGGAGCTCCAGTGGACACTGGAAAACCACCAACTGGGCGTGGTGTCCGTGGACATCAGTCACAACGGCGCCCTTGCAGCTTCCAGCTCGTTGGACGCCAACATTCGACTCTGGGACCTGGAGTCCGGGAAGCAGATCAAATCCATGGATGCGGGGCCAG TGGATGCATGGACAGTGGCGTTCTCTCCGGACTCAAGATACATTGCCACAGGTAGCCACCTGGGCAAGGTGAACATCTTTGGAGTTGAGAGCGGGAAGAAGGAGCACTCTCTGGACACTCGGGGGAAATTCATCCTGAGCATCGCTTAC AGTCCTGATGGAAAGTATTTGGCCAGTGGGGCTATAGATGGaatcattaatatttttgatattgcaACTGGGAAACTTCTCCACACGCTGGAag GCCACGCCATGCCCATTAGATCGCTGACGTTCTCGCCAGATTCCCAGCTCTTGGTGACGGCCTCCGATGACGGCTACATCAAGATTTACGACGT GCAGCACGCCAACCTGGCGGGAACGCTAAGCGGACACGGGTCCTGGGTGCTGAATGTGGCCTTCTCCCCCGACCACACGCACTTCGTCTCCAG CTCTTCAGATAAGAGTGTGAAGGTTTGGGATGCCAGCTCCAGGACCTGTGTCAACACATTCTTTGATCATCAGGACCAG GTGTGGAGTGTTAAGTACAATGTGGACGGCTCCAAGATCGTGTCTGCGGGAGACGACCGGGCCATCCACATTTATGACTGTCCgatgtga
- the crabp1a gene encoding cellular retinoic acid-binding protein 1a: protein MPPNFAGTWKMKSSEHFDELLKALGVNAMLRKVAGAAASKPHVEIRQDGEQFYIKTSTTVRTTEINFHVGQEFDEETVDGRKCRSLPTWETENKIYCKQTLLDGDGPKTYWTRELRGDELILTFGADDVVCTRIYMRE from the exons ATGCCTCCCAACTTCGCCGGCACCTGGAAAATGAAGAGCAGTGAGCATTTCGATGAACTTCTGAAAGCCCTCG GCGTAAACGCCATGCTGAGGAAggtggcgggggcggcggcctcTAAGCCCCACGTGGAGATCCGCCAGGACGGGGAGCAGTTCTACATAAAGACCTCCACCACCGTGCGCACCACAGAGATCAACTTCCACGTGGGCCAGGAGTTTGACGAGGAGACGGTGGACGGGAGGAAGTGCAGG AGCTTGCCCACATGGGAGACAGAGAACAAGATATACTGTAAACAGACACTACTGGACGGAGATGGCCCCAAGACCTACTGGACAAGAGAGCTGAGGGGTGACGAGCTAATCCTG ACCTTCGGAGCGGACGACGTTGTGTGCACAAGGATTTACATGCGGGAATGA